A stretch of the Uranotaenia lowii strain MFRU-FL chromosome 3, ASM2978415v1, whole genome shotgun sequence genome encodes the following:
- the LOC129750623 gene encoding Bardet-Biedl syndrome 1 protein homolog, with product MFLSKTKAAEKWLDAQCDGTAALHTLPACMSLCDLKNDNYYQLIIVDVPLFDFDSKPKLKVYKGTNLTSEQNLPGIPSAVESLYINEQEPRIPIIAVAVESAILFYRNMKPYYKYSIPSLPIDVVEVDAWKKLSVERPENIDKYIDNLRTLNLNQMTELSQELLALPEHERASFIVEHSDPQLERFPVITAMTSIKKTTNETKSASCLILAAESGDVMILDTQAFVLLHQARVCSFQGTPSIISASGQYDIDFRVVIATREGSLCLLRKGWLVGQHIVKLEHPAAGLALLPIDQTIVVVCMSNQLLCYSKKGKQLWSVTLPQSAVCMTPVCLPHLGINLVCVALRGGLVQFYCQKKLVDQFYAPETVSAVTFGRLGQEEHVLILVTSDGSLIVKILKRTAEFAVTENIYDIKTATEEASGSLQIPKKTKIFVEQTVREKENAAAIHSSFQSELWRMRLTAARATVDVINSADSNMSGDIGLAPIKMAAEVLGLGPVFKLFIVLENISARKEATGLNVLIQADHRHYTAERPYLQLPMLVPGAPLKLDFKITAVMDPGDGLAPADLTPENSFVRVIIFKTGHSKPLIASTVIMPQSEPQILNSF from the exons ATGTTTTTGAG caaAACTAAGGCCGCAGAAAAGTGGCTGGACGCCCAGTGCGATGGAACGGCCGCCCTACACACTTTGCCGGCCTGCATGTCCCTGtgtgacctgaagaatgacaaCTACTATCAGCTCATTATCGTCGATGTACCCCTCTTCGATTTCGATTCCAAACCCAAGCTCAAGGTGTACAAGGGCACCAATCTAACCAGCGAACAGAACCTTCCCGGGATCCCGTCCGCCGTTGAGAGCTTGTATATAAATGAACAGGAACCGAGGATTCCCA ttATTGCAGTGGCAGTGGAATCGGCAATCCTTTTCTACCGGAACATGAAACCTTACTACAAGTACTCGATACCAAGTTTACCGATCGATGTGGTCGAAGTCGACGCCTGGAAAAAGTTGTCCGTCGAGCGTCCGGAAAATATCGATAAATATATCGACAATTTACGTACgttgaatttgaatcaaatgacGGAACTGTCCCAGGAATTGTTGGCACTTCCGGAGCACGAGAGAGCGTCCTTCATAGTGGAACACTCGGATCCGCAGTTGGAACGATTTCCTGTCATCACGGCCATGACCTCAATCAAGAAAACTACAAACGAAACCAAGTCGGCTTCATGTTTGATTCTGGCCGCCGAATCCGGTGATGTCATGATCCTGGACACTCAGGCCTTCGTGTTGCTGCATCAGGCCCGAGTTTGCTCATTCCAGGGAACCCCAAGTATCATCTCGGCCAGCGGTCAGTACGATATCGACTTCCGGGTGGTGATCGCAACCCGGGAGGGATCGCTCTGTCTGCTCCGAAAAGGTTGGCTGGTTGGTCAGCACATTGTCAAACTGGAACATCCGGCGGCCGGTTTGGCGTTGCTGCCGATCGATCAGACCATAGTGGTGGTTTGTATGAGCAATCAGCTTCTCTGCTACTCGAAAAAGGGCAAGCAACTGTGGTCCGTGACCCTACCTCAATCGGCCGTTTGCATGACCCCGGTATGTTTGCCCCATCTGGGGATCAATCTTGTTTGCGTAGCTCTGCGCGGAGGACTCGTTCAGTTTTACTGTCAGAAGAAGCTGGTCGATCAATTCTACGCTCCGGAAACCGTATCGGCCGTGACGTTTGGACGTCTCGGCCAAGAGGAGCACGTGCTGATCCTGGTCACTTCCGATGGTTCACTGATCGTAAAGATCCTCAAGAGGACGGCCGAATTCGCCGTTACTGAAAACATCTACGACATCAAAACGGCCACCGAGGAAGCCTCAGGTAGTCTGCAGATTCCgaagaaaacgaaaatttttgttgaacaaaccgTCCGGGAGAAGGAAAATGCAGCCGCCATTCATAGTTCCTTTCAGTCGGAACTGTGGCGGATGAGATTAACGGCTGCCCGGGCCACAGTTGATGTCATAAATTCAGCCGATAGCAACATGTCCGGCGATATCGGCTTGGCTCCGATTAAAATGGCCGCTGAAGTTTTAGGCCTGGGACCCGTCTTTAAGctgtttatagttttggaaaacaTTTCCGCTCGGAAGGAAGCAACCGGATTGAATGTCCTGATCCAAGCGGACCATCGACATTATACGGCTGAGAGGCCTTACTTGCAGCTGCCGATGTTGGTTCCGGGAGCTCCGCTGAAGCTGGACTTCAAGATAACGGCTGTTATGGATCCGGGTGATGGGCTGGCACCGGCTGATTTGACACCGGAAAACTCCTTCGTgcgagttatcatttttaaaaccgGTCAT TCAAAGCCGTTGATAGCATCGACCGTTATCATGCCACAATCGGAGCCACAGATACTGAACTCGTTTTAA
- the LOC129750617 gene encoding WD repeat and HMG-box DNA-binding protein 1 has translation MPFKRSAMRYGHIVGYTSVAYQDDGERILSIGHDGDIRIWDGVFDDDPVTTCVAENVWAVLQYGDRVLIANDLNTVQAYKFPDLDKDGIEFRFTAYATCLGRNAKFLAAGSEDGTVKVKPLAEGGEEFEFGNLGGPVLSLGISEKDLLAASCGDGKLRVWNLNSKEEIKSIDGLRKVKSFEGNVYIGSPSFEPVRGNLLAYPKGREIIVLNTTTWEQVKVLNHAKISSDFTCCAFSPRGDFVAAGTDKGEVTVWDYKLGKIIEGEVASMDPYPVTGLAWHPKNNGELVICDDQGQLGNVNDIFDDAGDGNDDEGNDLMEMAEKEANGIDDPDDDMDINDIYSKHVAGEKLLADDDESDDENTFSVGKLKSQYAITEGDDERGADDRASSKADHPQGGDDRAHSVMSDRYQVKSYPMQDYFQPSSTPDHLEHRFLVYNHVGIVRAHSDDKENSIEVEFHDSQKHHGIHLNNYMNHTMAGLSESVLAMACTSGVEGKGSKLVCINLVAFGNREWSCTMPGTEEIIGVVASDKIVVVATDSRMLRVFTSRGTQREVLTIPGALVSMAAYGDHVLVAYHHSPASEDQHLNLMIITCVKFKLRCREVPIPLSAGSELRWLGYSDKGSPVTYDSEGIMRLYHAGSNLWFPVLDAENHRAGASDSLFIVKVSESIQQAQLIVCRGAKYPMTNPRPIPMCVDLQVPMCEVDVEKGSLEDTLVRSIYLRSDEADKILKETAVKLFALACRSEMEQRAKELIETIGSSQLIPIVIKYASKINRFHLADSLAPLMPTFQEQEKEEEKHEIETARENAAMVSELEHINLEAVTKKDNTPKIRPLPMGKKNPFKRTGDSASKSTPSSGNPLGHLTGKAIGFSSPSTGTVARDDSINMSGLSEIGSDEPSSLIENNENRPKNSNTSSGVTFIVWFESNKDQLKQDNPDATESELIKIGMRQYKTLNNGVSTPRSSATSQNGTAEKRKLDESEKKETGVAKLAKFGFVKN, from the exons ATGCCCTTCAAACGTTCTGCCATGAGATATGGCCACATCGTGGGTTACACCAGTGTAGCTTACCAGGACGATGGCGA ACGAATTCTCAGCATCGGTCACGATGGGGACATCCGCATCTGGGATGGCGTTTTTGACGATGATCCTGTGACGACGTGCGTGGCCGAAAACGTGTGGGCCGTGCTGCAGTACGGTGATCGGGTGCTGATCGCTAATGATTTGAACACGGTTCAGGCGTACAAGTTTCCCGATCTGGACAAAGACGGTATTGAGTTCCGTTTCACGGCTTATGCCACATGTTTGGGGCGCAATGCGAAATTTCTGGCTGCTGGTTCCGAGGATGGTACCGTTAAGGTGAAACCTTTGGCAGAGGGAGgggaagaatttgaatttgggAACTTGGGTGGTCCCGTTTTGAGTTTGGGAATCAGCGAGAAGGATTTGTTGGCTGCTAGCTGTGGTGATGGAAAGCTAAGGGTGTGGAATCTGAACTCTAAAGAGGAGATCAAAAGCATAGACGGACTCAGGAAAGTCAAAAGTTTCGAAGGAAATGTTTATATCG gATCACCAAGTTTTGAACCAGTACGAGGAAATTTGCTCGCTTACCCAAAAGGACGTGAAATTATCGTCCTGAATACTACAACATGGGAACAGGTAAAAGTTCTGAACCATGCTAAAATTTCTTCTGATTTCACGTGCTGTGCATTTTCACCAAGGGGTGATTTCGTGGCCGCTGGAACAGATAAAGGAGAAGTTACTGTGTGGGACTACAAGCTGGGAAAAATTATCGAGGGTGAGGTGGCTTCTATGGATCCGTACCCGGTCACGGGGTTGGCCTGGCATCCGAAGAACAATGGGGAGTTGGTAATTTGCGACGATCAGGGTCAGTTGGGTAATGTAAATGACATCTTCGACGATGCTGGCGATGGCAACGATGACGAAGGGAACGATCTGATGGAGATGGCTGAAAAGGAAGCGAATGGAATCGATGATCCTGATGATGATATGGACATTAATGATATCTACTCCAAGC ACGTTGCTGGTGAAAAGCTGCTTGCCGATGATGACGAATCTGATGACGAGAACACATTTTCGGTGGGCAAACTCAAAAGTCAATATGCAATCACCGAAGGAGACGATGAACGGGGCGCTGATGATCGTGCGAGTAGCAAAGCAGATCACCCGCAGGGTGGTGACGATCGAGCCCACTCGGTGATGAGTGATCGCTATCAAGTCAAATCCTATCCGATGCAGGATTATTTCCAGCCCAGCTCGACGCCTGATCATCTGGAGCATCGTTTCCTGGTGTACAACCACGTGGGAATCGTTCGAGCCCATTCGGACGATAAAGAGAACTCAATCGAAGTGGAGTTCCACGATTCTCAGAAACACCACGGAATCCATTTAAACAATTATATGAACCACACGATGGCCGGTCTCAGCGAATCGGTCCTCGCTATGGCCTGTACTTCCGGTGTTGAAGGAAAGGGTAGCAAACTGGTCTGCATCAATTTGGTTGCTTTCGGTAATCGTGAATGGAGCTGCACCATGCCCGGAACTGAAGAAATCATCGGGGTCGTGGCTTCTGACAAGATTGTTGTAGTTGCCACCGATAGTAGAATGTTACGTGTATTCACATCTCGAGGAACCCAAAGAGAAGTACTCACCATTCCCGGCGCCTTAGTCTCCATGGCAGCGTATGGAGATCACGTTCTGGTAGCCTATCACCATTCACCGGCCAGTGAAGATCAACACCTCAATTTGATGATCATCACCTGTGTCAAATTTAAATTACGCTGTCGAGAAGTGCCCATCCCTCTATCGGCTGGTTCCGAACTGCGTTGGTTGGGCTACTCGGACAAAGGTTCCCCAGTAACCTACGATTCAGAGGGAATAATGCGATTGTATCACGCCGGTTCGAATCTTTGGTTCCCGGTTTTGGACGCCGAAAACCATCGGGCAGGTGCGTCCGATAGTTTGTTCATCGTGAAAGTTTCGGAATCCATCCAGCAGGCTCAGTTGATTGTGTGCCGCGGTGCCAAGTATCCGATGACCAATCCTAGACCGATACCGATGTGTGTCGATCTTCAGGTGCCCATGTGCGAGGTGGATGTCGAGAAGGGAAGCCTGGAAGACACACTGGTGCGCAGTATTTATCTGCGTAGTGATGAAGCCGACAAAATACTCAAGGAAACTGCTGTTAAATTGTTTGCG CTTGCCTGCCGGTCCGAGATGGAACAAAGGGCGAAGGAACTGATCGAGACAATCGGATCGAGTCAGCTCATACCGATTGTCATCAAGTATGCCAGCAAGATCAATCGGTTCCACTTGGCTGACAGCTTGGCGCCGTTGATGCCGACCTTCCAGGAACAG GAAAAGGAGGAGGAGAAGCATGAAATCGAAACGGCCCGGGAAAACGCTGCCATGGTCAGCGAACTGGAGCACATCAATCTGGAGGCCGTGACCAAGAAAGATAATACACCGAAAATT cGACCGTTGCCCATGGGGAAGAAAAATCCATTCAAGCGCACCGGTGACAGTGCGTCAAAATCTACGCCCAGTTCTGGGAATCCCTTGGGCCATTTAACGGGCAAGGCCATCGGCTTCAGCTCGCCCAGCACCGGTACCGTTGCCAGGGATGATTCGATCAATATGAGCGGGTTGTCCGAGATAGGCTCGGATGAACCATCCTCGCTGATCGAAAACAATGAAAATCGACCGAAAAATAGCAATACCAGTAGCGGTGTGACCTTCATCGTTTGGTTCGAGAGCAATAAGGATCAACTGAAGCAGGACAATCCGGACGCCACCGAATCGGAActtatcaaaattggcatgcgACAATACAAGACTCTCAACAACGGTGTTTCGACTCCACGAAGTTCGGCCACCTCCCAGAATGGAACGGCAGAAAAACGAAAGCTAGACGAAAGTGAAAAGAAAGAAACCGGAGTCGCAAAACTGGCCAAGTTCGGGTTCGTAAAAAACTGA
- the LOC129750624 gene encoding mitochondrial enolase superfamily member 1-like yields the protein MSKFALQDKCYRITTLDAKDIRWPTSLGSHGSDAMHTDPDYSCVYVTINTSDGLYGNGLTFTLGRGTDIVLLAVKAMKGMVENRTSHSIFGDFAKFWRELTSESQLRWIGPEKGVTHLAAAAIINALWDLWGKIRGVPVWRLLTDMEPEELVSTIDFRYITDAITPEEAISILKSSKEGRESRVASLVSNGYPAYTTQVGWLGYTDDYIRTLCQKYLAAGFTAFKIKVGQNLQNDIKRCKLVREEIGWENKLMVDANQIWDVDVAIEWMKQLREFKLLWIEEPTSPDDVLGHKRIADALREYNVGVATGEMCCNRVLFKQFLQANALEFCQIDSARIGGVNEILAVYLMAKKFNVKVCPHAGGVGLCEMVQHLQMWDFTSVSCTTDDRMVEFVDQQHEQFVNPAEINSNACYIAPQAAGYSTELKPEAIAGYEYPVGTEWTKMFTEGIFKIQEY from the exons CACACGGATCCAGACTATTCCTGCGTCTATGTTACCATTAACACCTCTGATGGTCTGTATGGAAATGGACTCACATTTACCCTAG GTCGTGGCACCGACATCGTTCTGTTGGCGGTCAAAGCCATGAAGGGTATGGTAGAAAATAGAACTTCTCACAGCATCTTTGGGGATTTTGCGAAGTTTTGGCGCGAGCTCACTAGCGAATCTCAACTGAGATGG ATTGGTCCAGAAAAAGGTGTCACCCACTTGGCTGCGGCAGCCATCATCAATGCCCTGTGGGATTTGTGGGGCAAAATACGAGGCGTCCCGGTTTGGAGACTTCTAACGGACATGGAACCGGAG GAGCTGGTATCAACAATCGATTTTCGTTACATAACCGACGCAATCACGCCAGAGGAAGCAATTTCCATACTTAAATCGAGTAAAGAAGGTCGGGAGTCTCGAGTCGCCTCGCTTGTATCGAACGGATATCCGGCATACACTACTCAAGTTG GCTGGCTCGGATACACCGATGACTACATCCGTACCCTTTGCCAAAAATATCTAGCAGCTGGTTTTACCGCCTTCAAAATAAAGGTTGGTCAAAACCTGCAGAACGACATCAAGCGGTGCAAGCTTGTTCGAGAGGAAATCGGTTGGGAAAATAAGTTG ATGGTTGATGCCAATCAAATCTGGGACGTTGATGTCGCAATCGAATGGATGAAGCAGCTGCGGGAATTCAAACTGCTTTGGATTGAAGAACCGACCTCGCCGGATGATGTTTTGGGACACAAAAGAATTGCGGACGCGTTGAG GGAGTACAATGTCGGAGTAGCCACGGGAGAAATGTGCTGCAACCGGGTGCTGTTTAAGCAGTTTTTGCAGGCCAATGCTTTGGAGTTTTGCCAGATCGACTCAGCTCGAATTGGTGGGGTGAACGAAATTCTGGCTGTTTATTTGATGGCGAAGAAATTTAacg TGAAAGTTTGTCCCCATGCCGGTGGCGTTGGATTATGTGAAATGGTGCAGCATCTACAGATGTGGGATTTCACTTCCGTTTCTTGTACTACAGATGACAGAATGGTCGAATTTGTTGATCAACAACACGAACAGTTCGTTAACCCAGCTGAAATAAATAGTAATGCATGCTACATCGCACCCCAGGCAGCAGGCTATTCTACTGAACTGAAACCAGAAGCAATTGCCGGGTACGAATATCCTGTTGGCACAGAATGGACAAAGATGTTTACCGAAGGAATTTTTAAGATACAAGAGTATTAA
- the LOC129750618 gene encoding inner nuclear membrane protein Man1, whose protein sequence is MGSQMDNLDLLSDDELRHRLVQYGFQNLPVTGTTRKILIKKLRNHMETEKSKLRRETSYATRYSSGEESDSGDRRSARRTTTSASVKTSMPPPPARTIVTKRISSNSAISQNSSSLLMNNNNNNNYNHNKAISPTSGRSSVYISPVIINDSEEEDYSSGLKPSGRNYGDTKPSPSALFRRATTSSYSTPSRSTLAPAPTMSYRNTLSSTPVIAAGNSTTTTDGGSRTPHNDSSNSNGSASDSPFISEYTKRLLQLRGETVSQESYNSAIGSAINHRVAAPGGSNLNLNHAGAPIVGNHFRNRYSNSYSNRYSTNSHDGSGNLNANDIVSHAQPPPGGLLSDLHQPAQQQQAQIPLRMALRNLISKLDEHYGLKQTFIPCALLCLFIAFLVFVAFMYLTISTDIASTLSSIDTSYDLCEGSSPANPNHCVVQSDVEPALELLKLVGTELKARVEHSKCVDSNVPYWMSADEVLKLAKEHNPTQVIPQLSRHLHTMEYLIDRNPQWKINHCDQEGREIDFAEVLRKRSTRSNYFAILKPKLPFTCMLYNKFHTFFVIVGVLGLIGISTYLVNYFYKFVLYVKQKRRNQVNGLIGEIIQAVSQAAAIGNGSDSTDDGGLIVVNHLRDRLIPPDNRKKLEWAWLEALQFLEQNESRIQFEVRNRGGEDYKMMRWTDSNQSFPSAAGRSAPGGAKKWQSPAFDNTNKIPDPPTPCLKIRQMFDKYEVNDPNLKTIVQDAILEKVGPRCKIYDIQMDRNSCCVYVRCASSKDAGIVHDEINGWWFDNRLVSIKFLRLERYLARFPRSSAGPVFLKPSNRNNSSMSQQQQLATERPSVNPLERDEAEDDEEEEDDLELDQEQE, encoded by the exons ATGGGCAGCCAGATGGATAATCTGGACCTGCTCTCGGATGACGAGCTGCGGCACCGGTTGGTGCAGTATGGCTTCCAGAACCTACCGGTGACCGGGACTACCCGCAAAATTCTCATCAAAAAGCTGCGAAACCACATGGAAACGGAAAAGAGTAAACTTCGTCGGGAAACTTCCTACGCCACTCGGTACTCATCTGGCGAGGAATCCGACAGTGGTGATCGAAGATCGGCCAGACGAACTACAACGTCCGCCAGCGTTAAAACATCGATGCCACCACCCCCCGCCAGGACAATCGTCACGAAACGCATCAGCTCCAACTCGGCCATATCACAAAACAGCAGCAGTTTGTTGATgaacaacaataataacaataactacAATCATAACAAGGCTATTTCACCGACATCTGGGCGAAGCTCAGTGTACATTTCGCCGGTCATAATCAACGACAGTGAGGAAGAGGATTACTCAAGTGGTCTGAAACCTTCTGGTCGGAACTACg GTGATACAAAACCTTCACCGAGTGCGCTGTTCCGGCGGGCAACAACATCGTCATACTCAACACCATCCAGGTCAACTTTGGCACCGGCACCGACAATGAGCTATCGGAACACCCTCAGCTCTACCCCAGTAATAGCAGCTGGAAATTCAACTACAACAACCGATGGGGGATCGCGAACGCCGCACAATGATTCATCCAACTCCAACGGCAGCGCATCGGATTCTCCGTTCATTAGTGAGTACACCAAACGGTTGCTCCAGCTCCGGGGAGAAACGGTCTCCCAGGAAAGTTACAACTCGGCCATCGGTAGTGCCATCAACCACCGAGTAGCAGCCCCGGGCGGCAGCAATCTCAACCTTAATCACGCCGGAGCCCCCATTGTGGGCAATCACTTTCGGAACCGGTACAGCAACAGCTACTCCAATCGCTACTCGACGAACAGTCACGACGGTTCCGGAAATCTGAACGCGAACGATATTGTGTCCCATGCGCAACCACCACCCGGGGGGCTTTTGAGTGATCTACACCAGCCGGCACAGCAGCAGCAGGCACAGATTCCGCTGCGAATGGCTCTGCGTAATCTCATCAGCAAGCTGGACGAACACTACGGGCTGAAGCAGACCTTCATCCCCTGTGCGCTACTGTGTCTCTTTATCGCTTTTCTGGTGTTTGTGGCTTTCATGTATCTGACTATCAGTACCGACATTGCGAGCACCCTCAGTTCGATTGATACCAG CTACGATCTCTGCGAAGGATCTTCCCCGGCCAACCCTAATCACTGCGTGGTCCAATCGGATGTGGAACCGGCCCTGGAGTTGCTGAAACTGGTCGGAACGGAACTAAAAGCCCGGGTCGAACACAGCAAATGCGTCGACTCGAACGTGCCCTACTGGATGAGTGCAGATGAGGTGTTGAAGCTGGCCAAAGAACACAACCCGACGCAGGTGATTCCGCAATTGAGCCGGCACCTGCACACCATGGAATATCTGATCGACCGGAACCCGCAGTGGAAAATTAACCACTGTGATCAGGAAGGGCGCGAAATTGACTTCGCGGAAGTGCTCCGGAAGAGATCGACTCGAAGTAACTATTTCGCGATCCTGAAGCCCAAGCTACCGTTCACCTGCATGCTGTACAACAAATTCCACACGTTCTTCGTGATCGTCGGTGTGCTGGGATTGATTGGAATATCGACATATCTTGTAAACTATTTCTACAAATTCGTACTGTATGTGAAGCAGAAACGTCGCAATCAGGTTAATGGTCTAATCGGAGAAATAATCCAGGCCGTGAGCCAAGCGGCAGCGATTGGAAACGGTAGCGATTCTACGGACGATGGCGGTTTGATTGTGGTGAACCATTTGAGGGACCGATTGATTCCTCCGGATAACCGCAAAAAGCTAGAGTGGGCATGGTTGGAAGCTCTGCAGTTCCTTGAACAGAATGAAAGCAGGATTCAGTTTGAGGTTCGCAACCGAGGAGGTGAAGATTACAAGATGATGAGATGGACCGATTCTAATCAATCCTTTCCATCGGCCGCTGGACGTTCTGCTCCCGGTGGAGCGAAGAAATGGCAAAGTCCGGCCTTTGACAATACTAACAAAATCCCCGACCCACCGACGCCTTGCCTGAAAATCCGACAGATGTTTGATAAATACGAAGTGAACGATCCAAACTTGAAAACGATTGTACAGGACGCCATTCTGGAGAAAGTTGGTCCCCGTTGTAAAATCTACGACATTCAGATGGACCGGAATAGTTGCTGCGTCTACGTGCGGTGTGCATCGTCCAAGGACGCCGGAATAGTACACGACGAGATCAACGGTTGGTGGTTCGACAATCGGCTGGTATCGATCAAATTTTTGCGGCTCGAGCGCTACCTGGCTCGATTCCCGCGATCGTCGGCTGGTCCCGTTTTCCTGAAACCATCGAACCGCAACAATAGCTCTATGTCGCAGCAGCAACAACTAGCAACCGAACGGCCATCCGTTAATCCGCTGGAGCGGGACGAAGCAGAAGACGACGAAGAAGAGGAGGACGATCTCGAGCTCGATCAGGAGCAAGAGTAG